One region of Pongo pygmaeus isolate AG05252 chromosome 21, NHGRI_mPonPyg2-v2.0_pri, whole genome shotgun sequence genomic DNA includes:
- the TBC1D20 gene encoding TBC1 domain family member 20: MALRTAQGDGPTSSHWDGGAEKADFNAKRKKKVAEIHQALNSDPTDVAALRRMAISEGGLLTDEIRRKVWPKLLNVNANDPPPISGKNLRQMSKDYQQVLLDVRRSLRRFPPGMPEEQREGLQEELIDIILLILERNPQLHYYQGYHDIVVTFLLVVGERLATSLVEKLSTHHLRDFMDPTMDNTKHILNYLMPIIDQVNPELHDFMQSAEVGTIFALSWLITWFGHVLSDFRHVVRLYDFFLACHPLMPIYFAAVIVLYREQEVLDCDCDMASVHHLLSQIPQDLPYETLISRAGDLFVQFPPSELAREAAAQQQAERTAASTFKDFELASAQQRPDMVLRQRFRGLLRPEDRTKDVLTKPRTNRFVKLAVMGLTVALGAAALAVVKSALEWAPKFQLQLFP, translated from the exons ACTTTAAcgccaaaaggaaaaagaaagtggcAGAGATACACCAGGCTCTGAACAGTGATCCCACTGATGTGGCTGCCCTTAGACGCATGGCTATCAGTGAAGGAGGGCTCCTGACTGATGAGATCAGACGAAAAGTGTGGCCCAAGCTCCTCAATGTCAATGCCAATGACCCACCTCCTATATCAG GGAAGAACCTACGGCAGATGAGCAAGGACTACCAACAAGTGTTGCTGGACGTCCGGCGGTCGTTGCGGCGGTTTCCTCCTG GCATGCCAGAGGAACAGAGAGAAGGGCTCCAGGAAGAACTGATTGACATCATCCTCCTCATCTTGGAGCGCAACCCTCAGCTGCACTACTACCAGGGCTACCATGACATTGTGGTCACATTTCTGCTGGTGGTAGGCGAGAGGCTGGCAACATCCCTGGTAGAAAAATTATCTACCCACCACCTCAG GGATTTCATGGATCCAACAATGGACAACACCAAGCATATATTAAACTATCTGATGCCCATCATTGACCAGGTGAATCCAGAGCTCCATGACTTCATGCAGAG TGCTGAGGTGGGGACCATCTTTGCCCTCAGCTGGCTCATCACCTGGTTTGGGCATGTCCTGTCTGACTTCAGGCACGTCGTGCGGTTATATGACTTCTTCCTGGCCTGCCACCCACTGATGCCCATTTACTTTGCAGCCGTG ATTGTGTTGTATCGCGAGCAGGAAGTCCTGGACTGTGACTGTGACATGGCCTCGGTCCACCACCTGTTGTCCCAGATCCCTCAGGACTTGCCCTATGAGACACTTATCAGCAGAGCAGGAGACCTTTTTGTTCAGTTTCCCCCATCCGAACTTGCTCGGGAGGCCGCCGCCCAACAGCAAGCTGAGAG GACGGCAGCCTCTACTTTCAAAGACTTTGAGCTGGCATCAGCCCAGCAGAGGCCTGATATGGTGCTGCGGCAGCGGTTTCGGGGACTTCTGCGGCCTGAAGATCGAACAAAAGATGTCCTGACCAAGCCAAGGACCAACCGCTTTGTGAAGTTGGCAGTGATGGGGCTGACGGTGGCACTTGGAGCGGCCGCACTGGCTGTGGTGAAAAGTGCCTTGGAATGGGCCCCTAAGTTTCAGCTGCAGCTGTTTCCCTGA
- the RBCK1 gene encoding ranBP-type and C3HC4-type zinc finger-containing protein 1 isoform X5, which yields MGTATPDGREDQERLWVSVEDAQMHTVTIWLTVRPDMTVASLKDMVFLDYGFPPVLQQWVIGQRLARDQETLHSHGVRQNGDSAYLYLLSARNTSLNPQELQRERQLRMLEDLGFKDLTLQPRGPLEPGPPKPGVPQEPGRGQPDAVPEPPPVGWQCPGCTFINKPTRPGCEMCCRARPEAYQVPASYQPDEEERARLAGEEEALRQYQQRKQQQQEGNYLQHVQLDQRSLVLNTEPAECPVCYSVLAPGEAVVLRECLHTFCRECLQGTICNSQEAEVSCPFIDNTYSCSGKLLEREIKALLTPEDYQRFLDLGISIAENRSAFSYHCKTPDCKGWCFFEDDVNEFTCPVCFHVNCLLCKAIHEQMNCKEYQEDLALRAQNDMAARQTTEMLKVMLQQGEAMRCPQCQIVVQKKDGCDWIRCTVCHTEICWVTKGPRWGPGRQRPYGCPAQNDWPFAEKGPGDTSGGCRCRVNGIPCHPSCQNCH from the exons GCTGTGGGTGAGCGTGGAGGATGCTCAGATGCACACCGTCACCATCTGGCTCACAGTGCGCCCTGATATGACAGTGGCGTCCCTCAAGGACATG GTTTTTCTGGACTATGGCTTCCCACCAGTCTTGCAGCAGTGGGTGATTGGGCAGCGCCTGGCACGAGACCAGGAGACCCTGCACTCCCATGGGGTGCGGCAGAATGGGGACAGTGCCTACCTCTATCTGCTGTCAGCCCGCAACACTTCCCTCAACCCTCAGGAGCTGCAGCGGGAGCGGCAGCTGCGGATGCTGGAAG ATCTGGGCTTCAAGGACCTCACACTGCAGCCGCGGGGCCCTCTGGAGCCAGGCCCCCCAAAGCCCGGGGTTCCCCAGGAACCCGGACGGGGGCAGCCAGATGCAGTGCCTGAGCCCCCACCG GTGGGCTGGCAGTGCCCCGGGTGCACCTTCATCAACAAGCCCACGCGGCCTGGCTGTGAGATGTGCTGCCGGGCGCGCCCCGAGGCCTACCAGGTCCCAGCCTCATACCAGCCCGACGAGGAGGAGCGAGCGCGCCTGGCGGGCGAGGAGGAGGCGCTGCGTCAGTACCAGCAG cggaagcagcagcagcaggaggggaACTACCTGCAGCACGTCCAGCTGGACCAGAGGAGCCTGGTGCTGAACACCGAGCCCGCCGAGTGCCCCGTGTGCTACTCGGTGCTGGCGCCCGGCGAGGCCGTGGTGCTGCGTGAGTGTCTGCACACCTTCTGCAG GGAGTGCCTGCAGGGCACCATCTGCAacagccaggaggcggaggtctcCTGCCCCTTCATTGACAACACCTACTCCTGCTCGGGCAAGCTGCTGGAGAGGGAGATCAAGGCG CTCCTGACCCCTGAGGATTACCAGCGATTTCTAGACCTGGGCATCTCCATTGCTGAAAACCGCAGTGCCTTCAGCTACCATTGCAAGACCCCAGATTGCAAGGGATGGTGCTTCTTTGAGGATGATGTCAATGAGTTCACCTGCCCTGTGTGTTTCCACGTCAACTGCCTGCTCTGCAAG GCCATTCATGAGCAGATGAACTGCAAGGAGTATCAGGAGGACCTGGCCCTGCGGGCTCAGAACGATATGGCTGCCCGGCAGACGACAGAGATGCTGAAG GTGATGCTGCAGCAGGGCGAGGCCATGCGCTGCCCCCAGTGCCAGATCGTGGTGCAGAAGAAGGACGGCTGCGACTGGATCCGCTGCACCGTCTGCCACACCGAGATCTGCTGGGTCACCAAGGGCCCACGCTGGGGCCCTGGG AGGCAGAGGCCGTATGGCTGCCCAGCCCAAAATGactggccctttgcagaaaag GGCCCAGGAGACACCAGCGGGGGCTGCCGCTGCAGGGTAAATGGGATTCCTTGCCACCCAAGCTGTCAGAACTGCCACTGA
- the RBCK1 gene encoding ranBP-type and C3HC4-type zinc finger-containing protein 1 isoform X8, with protein sequence MGCGRMGTVPTSICCQPATLPSTLRSCSGSGSCGCWKIWASRTSHCSRGALWSQAPQSPGFPRNPDGGSQMQCLSPHRWAGSAPGAPSSTSPRGLAVRCAAGRAPRPTRSQPHTSPTRRSERAWRARRRRCVSTSRECLQGTICNSQEAEVSCPFIDNTYSCSGKLLEREIKALLTPEDYQRFLDLGISIAENRSAFSYHCKTPDCKGWCFFEDDVNEFTCPVCFHVNCLLCKAIHEQMNCKEYQEDLALRAQNDMAARQTTEMLKVMLQQGEAMRCPQCQIVVQKKDGCDWIRCTVCHTEICWVTKGPRWGPGGPGDTSGGCRCRVNGIPCHPSCQNCH encoded by the exons ATGGGGTGCGGCAGAATGGGGACAGTGCCTACCTCTATCTGCTGTCAGCCCGCAACACTTCCCTCAACCCTCAGGAGCTGCAGCGGGAGCGGCAGCTGCGGATGCTGGAAG ATCTGGGCTTCAAGGACCTCACACTGCAGCCGCGGGGCCCTCTGGAGCCAGGCCCCCCAAAGCCCGGGGTTCCCCAGGAACCCGGACGGGGGCAGCCAGATGCAGTGCCTGAGCCCCCACCG GTGGGCTGGCAGTGCCCCGGGTGCACCTTCATCAACAAGCCCACGCGGCCTGGCTGTGAGATGTGCTGCCGGGCGCGCCCCGAGGCCTACCAGGTCCCAGCCTCATACCAGCCCGACGAGGAGGAGCGAGCGCGCCTGGCGGGCGAGGAGGAGGCGCTGCGTCAGTACCAGCAG GGAGTGCCTGCAGGGCACCATCTGCAacagccaggaggcggaggtctcCTGCCCCTTCATTGACAACACCTACTCCTGCTCGGGCAAGCTGCTGGAGAGGGAGATCAAGGCG CTCCTGACCCCTGAGGATTACCAGCGATTTCTAGACCTGGGCATCTCCATTGCTGAAAACCGCAGTGCCTTCAGCTACCATTGCAAGACCCCAGATTGCAAGGGATGGTGCTTCTTTGAGGATGATGTCAATGAGTTCACCTGCCCTGTGTGTTTCCACGTCAACTGCCTGCTCTGCAAG GCCATTCATGAGCAGATGAACTGCAAGGAGTATCAGGAGGACCTGGCCCTGCGGGCTCAGAACGATATGGCTGCCCGGCAGACGACAGAGATGCTGAAG GTGATGCTGCAGCAGGGCGAGGCCATGCGCTGCCCCCAGTGCCAGATCGTGGTGCAGAAGAAGGACGGCTGCGACTGGATCCGCTGCACCGTCTGCCACACCGAGATCTGCTGGGTCACCAAGGGCCCACGCTGGGGCCCTGGG GGCCCAGGAGACACCAGCGGGGGCTGCCGCTGCAGGGTAAATGGGATTCCTTGCCACCCAAGCTGTCAGAACTGCCACTGA
- the RBCK1 gene encoding ranBP-type and C3HC4-type zinc finger-containing protein 1 isoform X6, which translates to MGTATPDGREDQERLWVSVEDAQMHTVTIWLTVRPDMTVASLKDMVFLDYGFPPVLQQWVIGQRLARDQETLHSHGVRQNGDSAYLYLLSARNTSLNPQELQRERQLRMLEDLGFKDLTLQPRGPLEPGPPKPGVPQEPGRGQPDAVPEPPPVGWQCPGCTFINKPTRPGCEMCCRARPEAYQVPASYQPDEEERARLAGEEEALRQYQQRKQQQQEGNYLQHVQLDQRSLVLNTEPAECPVCYSVLAPGEAVVLRECLHTFCRECLQGTICNSQEAEVSCPFIDNTYSCSGKLLEREIKALLTPEDYQRFLDLGISIAENRSAFSYHCKTPDCKGWCFFEDDVNEFTCPVCFHVNCLLCKAIHEQMNCKEYQEDLALRAQNDMAARQTTEMLKVMLQQGEAMRCPQCQIVVQKKDGCDWIRCTVCHTEICWVTKGPRWGPGGPGDTSGGCRCRVNGIPCHPSCQNCH; encoded by the exons GCTGTGGGTGAGCGTGGAGGATGCTCAGATGCACACCGTCACCATCTGGCTCACAGTGCGCCCTGATATGACAGTGGCGTCCCTCAAGGACATG GTTTTTCTGGACTATGGCTTCCCACCAGTCTTGCAGCAGTGGGTGATTGGGCAGCGCCTGGCACGAGACCAGGAGACCCTGCACTCCCATGGGGTGCGGCAGAATGGGGACAGTGCCTACCTCTATCTGCTGTCAGCCCGCAACACTTCCCTCAACCCTCAGGAGCTGCAGCGGGAGCGGCAGCTGCGGATGCTGGAAG ATCTGGGCTTCAAGGACCTCACACTGCAGCCGCGGGGCCCTCTGGAGCCAGGCCCCCCAAAGCCCGGGGTTCCCCAGGAACCCGGACGGGGGCAGCCAGATGCAGTGCCTGAGCCCCCACCG GTGGGCTGGCAGTGCCCCGGGTGCACCTTCATCAACAAGCCCACGCGGCCTGGCTGTGAGATGTGCTGCCGGGCGCGCCCCGAGGCCTACCAGGTCCCAGCCTCATACCAGCCCGACGAGGAGGAGCGAGCGCGCCTGGCGGGCGAGGAGGAGGCGCTGCGTCAGTACCAGCAG cggaagcagcagcagcaggaggggaACTACCTGCAGCACGTCCAGCTGGACCAGAGGAGCCTGGTGCTGAACACCGAGCCCGCCGAGTGCCCCGTGTGCTACTCGGTGCTGGCGCCCGGCGAGGCCGTGGTGCTGCGTGAGTGTCTGCACACCTTCTGCAG GGAGTGCCTGCAGGGCACCATCTGCAacagccaggaggcggaggtctcCTGCCCCTTCATTGACAACACCTACTCCTGCTCGGGCAAGCTGCTGGAGAGGGAGATCAAGGCG CTCCTGACCCCTGAGGATTACCAGCGATTTCTAGACCTGGGCATCTCCATTGCTGAAAACCGCAGTGCCTTCAGCTACCATTGCAAGACCCCAGATTGCAAGGGATGGTGCTTCTTTGAGGATGATGTCAATGAGTTCACCTGCCCTGTGTGTTTCCACGTCAACTGCCTGCTCTGCAAG GCCATTCATGAGCAGATGAACTGCAAGGAGTATCAGGAGGACCTGGCCCTGCGGGCTCAGAACGATATGGCTGCCCGGCAGACGACAGAGATGCTGAAG GTGATGCTGCAGCAGGGCGAGGCCATGCGCTGCCCCCAGTGCCAGATCGTGGTGCAGAAGAAGGACGGCTGCGACTGGATCCGCTGCACCGTCTGCCACACCGAGATCTGCTGGGTCACCAAGGGCCCACGCTGGGGCCCTGGG GGCCCAGGAGACACCAGCGGGGGCTGCCGCTGCAGGGTAAATGGGATTCCTTGCCACCCAAGCTGTCAGAACTGCCACTGA
- the RBCK1 gene encoding ranBP-type and C3HC4-type zinc finger-containing protein 1 isoform X1: MDEKTKKAEEMALSLTRAVAGGDEQVAVKCAIWLAEQRVPLSVQLKPEVSPTQDIRLWVSVEDAQMHTVTIWLTVRPDMTVASLKDMVFLDYGFPPVLQQWVIGQRLARDQETLHSHGVRQNGDSAYLYLLSARNTSLNPQELQRERQLRMLEDLGFKDLTLQPRGPLEPGPPKPGVPQEPGRGQPDAVPEPPPVGWQCPGCTFINKPTRPGCEMCCRARPEAYQVPASYQPDEEERARLAGEEEALRQYQQRKQQQQEGNYLQHVQLDQRSLVLNTEPAECPVCYSVLAPGEAVVLRECLHTFCRECLQGTICNSQEAEVSCPFIDNTYSCSGKLLEREIKALLTPEDYQRFLDLGISIAENRSAFSYHCKTPDCKGWCFFEDDVNEFTCPVCFHVNCLLCKAIHEQMNCKEYQEDLALRAQNDMAARQTTEMLKVMLQQGEAMRCPQCQIVVQKKDGCDWIRCTVCHTEICWVTKGPRWGPGVSLCSWWCGEGALVGFALEEGLENYSPWAISSPAPEFVQLPRQEFFFFFFETEFRSCCPGWSAIAQSQLTATSAFWVQAILLPQPPK, encoded by the exons GCTGTGGGTGAGCGTGGAGGATGCTCAGATGCACACCGTCACCATCTGGCTCACAGTGCGCCCTGATATGACAGTGGCGTCCCTCAAGGACATG GTTTTTCTGGACTATGGCTTCCCACCAGTCTTGCAGCAGTGGGTGATTGGGCAGCGCCTGGCACGAGACCAGGAGACCCTGCACTCCCATGGGGTGCGGCAGAATGGGGACAGTGCCTACCTCTATCTGCTGTCAGCCCGCAACACTTCCCTCAACCCTCAGGAGCTGCAGCGGGAGCGGCAGCTGCGGATGCTGGAAG ATCTGGGCTTCAAGGACCTCACACTGCAGCCGCGGGGCCCTCTGGAGCCAGGCCCCCCAAAGCCCGGGGTTCCCCAGGAACCCGGACGGGGGCAGCCAGATGCAGTGCCTGAGCCCCCACCG GTGGGCTGGCAGTGCCCCGGGTGCACCTTCATCAACAAGCCCACGCGGCCTGGCTGTGAGATGTGCTGCCGGGCGCGCCCCGAGGCCTACCAGGTCCCAGCCTCATACCAGCCCGACGAGGAGGAGCGAGCGCGCCTGGCGGGCGAGGAGGAGGCGCTGCGTCAGTACCAGCAG cggaagcagcagcagcaggaggggaACTACCTGCAGCACGTCCAGCTGGACCAGAGGAGCCTGGTGCTGAACACCGAGCCCGCCGAGTGCCCCGTGTGCTACTCGGTGCTGGCGCCCGGCGAGGCCGTGGTGCTGCGTGAGTGTCTGCACACCTTCTGCAG GGAGTGCCTGCAGGGCACCATCTGCAacagccaggaggcggaggtctcCTGCCCCTTCATTGACAACACCTACTCCTGCTCGGGCAAGCTGCTGGAGAGGGAGATCAAGGCG CTCCTGACCCCTGAGGATTACCAGCGATTTCTAGACCTGGGCATCTCCATTGCTGAAAACCGCAGTGCCTTCAGCTACCATTGCAAGACCCCAGATTGCAAGGGATGGTGCTTCTTTGAGGATGATGTCAATGAGTTCACCTGCCCTGTGTGTTTCCACGTCAACTGCCTGCTCTGCAAG GCCATTCATGAGCAGATGAACTGCAAGGAGTATCAGGAGGACCTGGCCCTGCGGGCTCAGAACGATATGGCTGCCCGGCAGACGACAGAGATGCTGAAG GTGATGCTGCAGCAGGGCGAGGCCATGCGCTGCCCCCAGTGCCAGATCGTGGTGCAGAAGAAGGACGGCTGCGACTGGATCCGCTGCACCGTCTGCCACACCGAGATCTGCTGGGTCACCAAGGGCCCACGCTGGGGCCCTGGGGTGAGTCTTTGCTCATGGTGGTGTGGAGAGGGTGCCCTTGTGGGGTTTGCCTTAGAGGAGGGCTTGGAAAACTACAGCCCATGGGCCATATCCAGCCCAGCACCTGAATTTGTACAGCTCCCGaggcaagaattttttttttttttttttgaaacggagtttcgctcttgttgcccaggctggagtgcaatagcgcaatctcagctcactgcaacctccgccttctgggttcaagcaattctcctgcctcagcctcccaagtag
- the RBCK1 gene encoding ranBP-type and C3HC4-type zinc finger-containing protein 1 isoform X2, translating into MGTATPDGREDQERLWVSVEDAQMHTVTIWLTVRPDMTVASLKDMVFLDYGFPPVLQQWVIGQRLARDQETLHSHGVRQNGDSAYLYLLSARNTSLNPQELQRERQLRMLEDLGFKDLTLQPRGPLEPGPPKPGVPQEPGRGQPDAVPEPPPVGWQCPGCTFINKPTRPGCEMCCRARPEAYQVPASYQPDEEERARLAGEEEALRQYQQRKQQQQEGNYLQHVQLDQRSLVLNTEPAECPVCYSVLAPGEAVVLRECLHTFCRECLQGTICNSQEAEVSCPFIDNTYSCSGKLLEREIKALLTPEDYQRFLDLGISIAENRSAFSYHCKTPDCKGWCFFEDDVNEFTCPVCFHVNCLLCKAIHEQMNCKEYQEDLALRAQNDMAARQTTEMLKVMLQQGEAMRCPQCQIVVQKKDGCDWIRCTVCHTEICWVTKGPRWGPGVSLCSWWCGEGALVGFALEEGLENYSPWAISSPAPEFVQLPRQEFFFFFFETEFRSCCPGWSAIAQSQLTATSAFWVQAILLPQPPK; encoded by the exons GCTGTGGGTGAGCGTGGAGGATGCTCAGATGCACACCGTCACCATCTGGCTCACAGTGCGCCCTGATATGACAGTGGCGTCCCTCAAGGACATG GTTTTTCTGGACTATGGCTTCCCACCAGTCTTGCAGCAGTGGGTGATTGGGCAGCGCCTGGCACGAGACCAGGAGACCCTGCACTCCCATGGGGTGCGGCAGAATGGGGACAGTGCCTACCTCTATCTGCTGTCAGCCCGCAACACTTCCCTCAACCCTCAGGAGCTGCAGCGGGAGCGGCAGCTGCGGATGCTGGAAG ATCTGGGCTTCAAGGACCTCACACTGCAGCCGCGGGGCCCTCTGGAGCCAGGCCCCCCAAAGCCCGGGGTTCCCCAGGAACCCGGACGGGGGCAGCCAGATGCAGTGCCTGAGCCCCCACCG GTGGGCTGGCAGTGCCCCGGGTGCACCTTCATCAACAAGCCCACGCGGCCTGGCTGTGAGATGTGCTGCCGGGCGCGCCCCGAGGCCTACCAGGTCCCAGCCTCATACCAGCCCGACGAGGAGGAGCGAGCGCGCCTGGCGGGCGAGGAGGAGGCGCTGCGTCAGTACCAGCAG cggaagcagcagcagcaggaggggaACTACCTGCAGCACGTCCAGCTGGACCAGAGGAGCCTGGTGCTGAACACCGAGCCCGCCGAGTGCCCCGTGTGCTACTCGGTGCTGGCGCCCGGCGAGGCCGTGGTGCTGCGTGAGTGTCTGCACACCTTCTGCAG GGAGTGCCTGCAGGGCACCATCTGCAacagccaggaggcggaggtctcCTGCCCCTTCATTGACAACACCTACTCCTGCTCGGGCAAGCTGCTGGAGAGGGAGATCAAGGCG CTCCTGACCCCTGAGGATTACCAGCGATTTCTAGACCTGGGCATCTCCATTGCTGAAAACCGCAGTGCCTTCAGCTACCATTGCAAGACCCCAGATTGCAAGGGATGGTGCTTCTTTGAGGATGATGTCAATGAGTTCACCTGCCCTGTGTGTTTCCACGTCAACTGCCTGCTCTGCAAG GCCATTCATGAGCAGATGAACTGCAAGGAGTATCAGGAGGACCTGGCCCTGCGGGCTCAGAACGATATGGCTGCCCGGCAGACGACAGAGATGCTGAAG GTGATGCTGCAGCAGGGCGAGGCCATGCGCTGCCCCCAGTGCCAGATCGTGGTGCAGAAGAAGGACGGCTGCGACTGGATCCGCTGCACCGTCTGCCACACCGAGATCTGCTGGGTCACCAAGGGCCCACGCTGGGGCCCTGGGGTGAGTCTTTGCTCATGGTGGTGTGGAGAGGGTGCCCTTGTGGGGTTTGCCTTAGAGGAGGGCTTGGAAAACTACAGCCCATGGGCCATATCCAGCCCAGCACCTGAATTTGTACAGCTCCCGaggcaagaattttttttttttttttttgaaacggagtttcgctcttgttgcccaggctggagtgcaatagcgcaatctcagctcactgcaacctccgccttctgggttcaagcaattctcctgcctcagcctcccaagtag